The following is a genomic window from Sphingorhabdus sp. Alg231-15.
CCGGATCGCATCCTTAGACTATTTCCGGAGCCATAATGACCGTCACGATAAAAACCGCCGACCTCATTGAAAGTGTCGCCGACGCACTGCAATTTATCTCTTACTATCATCCGATGGATTATATCCGGGCGCTCGGCGAAGCCTATGAGGCAGAAAAATCACCCGCCGCGAAGGACGCGATTGCACAGATTCTTACAAATTCGCGGATGTGCGCCGAGGGTCACCGGCCGATTTGCCAGGATACCGGTATCGTAAACGTGTTTGTGAAATGGGGCATGGATTGCCGGCTCGACGAGACATCGCAATCGATGCAGGAAATTGTCGATGAAGGTGTACGCCGGGCCTATCTCCATCCAGAAAACAAGCTGCGCGCCTCAATCCTCACCGATCCCGCATTCACGCGGCGCAATACCAAGGACAACACGCCCTCGGTGCTCCATGTCGAAATGGTGCCGGGCGACAAGGTGAGCGTCGATGTTGCAGCTAAAGGCGGCGGATCAGAGAATAAATCAAAATTCAAGATGATGAATCCGAGTGACAATATCGTCGACTGGGTGCTCGATATGGTGCCACAAATGGGTGCGGGCTGGTGCCCACCAGGTATGCTGGGTATCGGTATTGGCGGCACGGCAGAACGCGCTGTGCTGCTCGCCAAACAGTCGCTGATGGATCCGATTGATATGGGGCAGCTCAAGGAACGTGGGCCCCGCAATGATATCGAAGAGTTGCGCATCACGATTTTTGACAAGGTCAACGCGCTGGGCATCGGTGCGCAGGGACTGGGCGGTCTATCAACCATCCTCGACGTTAAAATCAATGACTGGCCCTGTCACGCGGCTGGTAAGCCGGTGGCAATGATCCCCAATTGCGCTGCCACACGCCATGCGCATTTCACATTGGACGGTAGCGGCCCTGCCTATCTCGAAGCCCCCAAGCTGGATGAATGGCCAGACGTCAACTGGGCGCCGTCTTCGGAAGCGCGGCGGGTACATCTGGACCAACTCGACGAAGCCGAGGTTGCGAGCTGGAAACATGGCGACCGCTTGCTGCTTAACGGCAAGATGCTAACCGGCCGTGACGCCGCGCATAAACGGATCAAGGATATGCTCGACAAGGGCGAAGAACTTCCGGTCGAATTCAAAGGGCGCGTTATTTATTATGTCGGTCCGGTTGATCCGGTCGGTGAGGAAGTGGTCGGCCCGGCTGGCCCCACCACCGCTACACGGATGGACAAGTTTACCGACATGATGCTGGAACAAGGCCTGCTCGCGATGGTCGGCAAGGCCGAACGCGGCCTCGATACAGTTGGCTCGATCAAGAAACATAAAAGCGCCTATCTGATGGCGGTAGGCGGTAGCGCCTATCTCGTCAGCCGCGCGATCAAGGGATCGAAAGTCGTCGGCTTTGAAGACCTCGGCATGGAAGCGATTTATGAGTTTGAAGTGCAGGACATGCCCGTAACTGTCGCGGTCGATGCCGAAGGACAGAGCGTCCACCATCTCGCGCCTTTGGTCTGGCAGGAGAAGATCAAGAAAGAGGGTTTGCTGGAAGGGGTTTGATCGGCCTCTCTATATGAAAGAAGACATTAAACTCTTTTCCCCGATGGACCCAATCCCGCTGGCTAAAAAGCTGAAAGCGGAGATGAAGCGGCGCAAAAAGCGCAAGGGCTATCATGTCTTTGGCAATGGAACAGAACGCAAAATGTTTCTCACTTACAGGCGCCGCGGCCTGAAAGTTGGCGCAGAGCCGATCCTAAAGGCCAAGATGCGTGAGCATGACGGGGGCACGTTGATCGAAGGCACGATGCGCCAGGGTAAGGCCATGCCGTTCTTCCTGTTCTGGAATGGATTTGTTGGTTTGTTCTTTCTGTTTTCACTGGTTTTCTGGTTTATTGATGATGCGCCGATGATGTTCAATCTTATCTTCTCAGGGATACCAGCGGTGATGCTCGCCATCGGCCTGTTCGCCGCCTACAAGACCCGCAATGATCCGCCGGAAGATCCGGGAACGCCGCAAAACATATTGGATTTTCTCGCCGAAACCGTGGACGCGCGGCCTCTTTGACCTTCCCGATCTGGATACCCGCCGCGTTAATGGCCGCGCTTTTTCTCGCCTGGCGGATGGCGGTTCAGCAGCGCATTCGTGCCGAAATGTCGGTCAATGCCGCTGCACTGTCGCGGTTCTTTTTTGGCTGGCCCATCGCCTGCGCCATGCTCGCGAGCTATATGGCAGCAACAGGACGGGTTGCCTTACCCTCGCTTGACGCATCTTTCTGGTGGTTTGCCTGGGCTGCGGGATTCGCTCAGATGGTGGCAACAAATCTCATCATCATGTCCTTTGGCTTTCGCAATCTGGTCAGCGGGACTGCCTATATGAAAGTCGAAACACTGATTGTGGCCTTTCTCGGATGGCTGATCCTTGGCGAAACGCTAGCTCCATTGGCATGGCTGGGCATCGGTATCGCCTTCGCCGGCATCCTGTCGGTTTCGGTTGAAGGCGGAGCGAAAGGATTGTTGCAATGGCTCCGCGGCCTCAAACAACCAGCGGCACTCACCGGACTCAGCGCCGGTTTCCTGTTCGCGCTGACCGCCATCTTCATCAAGCAATCGGCCAATGCGATCCCCGATATCGAGCGCACCTATGCCGGCCTGATCGTGCTGACCGCGGTCCTCGGCTTTCAAGCGTTGATGCAGGGGCTTTACGTCATCATCCGCGAACCGGATCAGTTTCGCGCGATGCTGAAACGCTGGCGTGTCACGGCGCAAGTGGGCGTGCTCGCGGCCACTGCTTCAGCGGGCTGGTTCATTGCTTATGCCCACGCACCGGTTGCTCTGGTCGGGATCGTGGGCCAGACACAGATATTATATACGCTCGGATTTGGCCGCTTCTATTTGAAGGAACCGCTGAGCCGCAGCGAACTGACGGGCATATTGCTGGTCGGCATCGGCGTGATCATGGCACTGGCTTCGACGCTTTAACTATGTTCCGACCTGTTACGACCGATTTTCCGCTTATCTTGGTTCGCGCCACATAGCTTCAAGCGGTGGACCGCCCTCACCACAGGCAAAAATCTCTCGCCGCTCAAATCCATGATGGGCGTAAAAGCCATGATTGTCCGGGTTGCTGTTTTCCAGATAGCAGGGAATGTCTTTGGCATCGCATGCTTTGAGAACCGGAGCC
Proteins encoded in this region:
- a CDS encoding FumA C-terminus/TtdB family hydratase beta subunit; this translates as MTVTIKTADLIESVADALQFISYYHPMDYIRALGEAYEAEKSPAAKDAIAQILTNSRMCAEGHRPICQDTGIVNVFVKWGMDCRLDETSQSMQEIVDEGVRRAYLHPENKLRASILTDPAFTRRNTKDNTPSVLHVEMVPGDKVSVDVAAKGGGSENKSKFKMMNPSDNIVDWVLDMVPQMGAGWCPPGMLGIGIGGTAERAVLLAKQSLMDPIDMGQLKERGPRNDIEELRITIFDKVNALGIGAQGLGGLSTILDVKINDWPCHAAGKPVAMIPNCAATRHAHFTLDGSGPAYLEAPKLDEWPDVNWAPSSEARRVHLDQLDEAEVASWKHGDRLLLNGKMLTGRDAAHKRIKDMLDKGEELPVEFKGRVIYYVGPVDPVGEEVVGPAGPTTATRMDKFTDMMLEQGLLAMVGKAERGLDTVGSIKKHKSAYLMAVGGSAYLVSRAIKGSKVVGFEDLGMEAIYEFEVQDMPVTVAVDAEGQSVHHLAPLVWQEKIKKEGLLEGV
- a CDS encoding DMT family transporter; its protein translation is MTFPIWIPAALMAALFLAWRMAVQQRIRAEMSVNAAALSRFFFGWPIACAMLASYMAATGRVALPSLDASFWWFAWAAGFAQMVATNLIIMSFGFRNLVSGTAYMKVETLIVAFLGWLILGETLAPLAWLGIGIAFAGILSVSVEGGAKGLLQWLRGLKQPAALTGLSAGFLFALTAIFIKQSANAIPDIERTYAGLIVLTAVLGFQALMQGLYVIIREPDQFRAMLKRWRVTAQVGVLAATASAGWFIAYAHAPVALVGIVGQTQILYTLGFGRFYLKEPLSRSELTGILLVGIGVIMALASTL